A region of the Zonotrichia leucophrys gambelii isolate GWCS_2022_RI chromosome 14, RI_Zleu_2.0, whole genome shotgun sequence genome:
cacaggctctggtcctgtcactgctccctGGCTCACAGCTGCCTCTGGGGAGTTGGGTGCAGTTCAGCTGGGCTTTGATCCCTGCTCATCTTCTTGGGATCATGGGCAAGTGTTGTCACTCCCCCAATCTGTACCTGTGGATGATTCATCAGTTACCGTTCAGTTCATACCTTAATGTGATGAGGTGAAATTTAATTATTGTTTGGCGTTGTCTGATGAAAAATGTCAGGTCTTATATAAAATCCATAGTCCAGAGGAGTGATGGCAGTGCTTCACTCACAATTGGAAGTGTAAAGTACCTGATTACCTGGGAGTGCTCTGGGTTGTGCTTTTGTCACTCTGTCACTTCTGGAGAGGCCTCTGCCCCACTGGAAtggggaggggcagggatggggcaggtgTCAGGATTGGAGGGAGGTGTTTGAGGGGGTaaacaaaaaaggaataaaacccTGGGATGAGCCTTGTGGCTACAGCACCTGATGGGTGTTTTGTGTAATGTGAGAGTTCTGTGCAGAACAAAGTATTTTGGTTAACTTACTTGAACCTTCTGATTTTCATGCATCAAGGTACAATTTGAATCAGTAATGCTGTATTGCTATCAGAACTTaaaagaggggtttttttggtgtttggaaTGACGAAATGCAGAACTAATTTACAGTTGATGAAAGACTGGGTTTGTTCACTATCTGTTTaacattttaggaaaaaaacatttaaatataacCTGCTAAATGTAGAGCAGACTAGAGCAGAGCTGATGTGATGCCAGAGCTAAACCAGTGTCAGTAGAAGGAGTAAGTGGCAGAGCACTTTCTTAGCAGATTTTTGCTGTTACAAATGGCCTGTCTCTGTAAATTCCTGTTATTCTGAAGCAAATGTGCAGAGCCCAGTTTGCAGTGttgccctgcctggggcaggggttCAGTGTGTGCCCCTCACCCCAGACAGCAGTGCACTGCCCCCCCTCACTGACATTTTTGCTGTCCTTGTCATCACAGGAGCGTTCGACCTCCAGCCAGAGGATGTTCATTTAGTAACTTTCTGTGTAACAGGTAAGGAAATGTTCCCTTGGCTTTGGAAGTACCTGTCCTGAAATAAAAGGGCAGGGAACTTCTCAGACATGGCTTTTTCTCTGTCCTGTCAGAAAGAACAGCACAAATCCTGCATACAGATGTgtaattttcagttttgctgctgcaCTGCACCCAGCTCATAGTCATGGCCAGGTTATTTTGGCACATATATCCCAAGAAACAGGGCTTTTTCCCTGTAAATTGTCCTGGCAGAAGCAgttggctggagctgctgttctcTTAGGAGACAGCTGCAAGTCCTACATGTGTTGTTACTGTCCTCTGCCTTCTTTTCCATATTTCATTTAGTTTTCCTTGGCTTTTTCTGTCTTATGCAACATCAGATCTCTTGCTCTCCAATAATATACAATTAAATAAATGCTGCTCAGACTAAAATCCAAAGCCCTACAGGTCTgacttatttttcttcattacagAACTAAATGACAGAGAAGAACAGGATATTCACTTTCCAATAATTTATGGAATAGGTGAGTCAGTTAAATTAgaattgaattttcttttggtCACTGGATTGCTTTTTAGATTCCAATAGTAAATGGACTGCTTTTAATGGATGAGAAAAGTCCACTCTAAAAGTTGCACACTGCTGTTAGAGACATAggcaaaaatgcttttcttgtGGTGCCACAGCTGGAAGATGCACACATGAAGAAGCTGTATACAAGtacaaacagattttttcctttaactgCACTTAAGAGTTTATCAGCATCGAGCTATTGCACTAAATTTGTACTTAGAATTTAATCTTCTTCTCTTTGATTACTCAGCGTTTTTTCTAATTAGTTCACTCATCTCTGGAATACTGAAATGCTGCCAAAGGAAATGAAGTAGAAACATCCTGTCACAGGCTTGGggtctgagaaataaaaatgtgtgatGGGTTCTGCAGTTCTGCAACACAGTTTTGTTAGGTACATGGTCATTGTAAAGAAGTGCctcaaaataattaattcttaCAGTATTTAATCTCTATTTCCTACCAGCTGTGAATGTTAAAACAGCAGAGATTTTCCCTGCAACCTTCCCAGTAAAAGGGCCAGATGAGGATCTGCGTTCAGCCCACACGTTAACAGGAGCACCAGTGAGTAAGAGATGGTGAAGATGGGGAGAGCAGTCAGGGGCAATGAGACATCCAGAGCTGAGGAGAATATCCTTTGGTATTTGGGTTTGTGGTCACCATTTCACTCTGTTTGTTGGAGCAGCTGGGGGGGACTCAGGCTGAGGGGAGCCCTCCCTGTCTGGggcagcctctgcagccccctCTGTTCTTGCAGCTGACCAACATCTACGATGCCAAGACAGAGCAGCTCCGGATTGGGCCTTATTTCTGGGGGCCTTTCCCACATGTGGATTTCTggctggaacaagatgatgCACAGATTTTACAGGTACCTGAAACGaactggtttgggtttttttgccttctaGCTGAGTAGAGAGAGGTGTGTTACAGTATGTCAAAACTTTTCCCAGtgcactgctgtccctgggagggtggggagtaTCCTTCTAGAGGAGAGGATAATGAGAACATTGTATCCTGAATGTCAAGCAGCTCTTGCTCCCATCTTCTTTTTCAGAATCTTTCCACGTCACCCCTGGCTGAGCCCCCCCACTTTGTTTCCCACATTAGATCTACATTAACATTTCTGAAAGAACATCCATTTCCATCTCGGTCCCTGTTTCCTGACAGGAAGCCTCGAATCtacaaaaaaaatgaagaagggTTGTGGGAACAGGTTTGCTCTGACAAAATCTAACCTGGAACCCACCCCCACAATTGCattaaggaaataaaacttGCAGGAAGAGCAATTTGTTGCAAATAGCATATTGCTGCTCACAAATACCAATGTTCCTgtgcttttcaaaataaaatattttgatagaAGTAACTTGCTTTTTCTGCATTACTTATGTAGAAATCAGGGTTTCTTTGAAGTAAGAATTTGGCTTTGTTTAGGTTCTGTTGCTCCAGTGCAGTAATTTGATGGGCAGGTAGAGGTGGCAATGCTGGAGACTGACAAGGTGAGTCACTGCACTGGTATGCACCTCATTAAATGATCTGGCACacacaaggaaagaaagagtTTGCTGGAATGTAGCAAAGTGTCCTTCAACAATAACTTAATTCCAGAGTAATAATTTGAAGTATCTTTATTGAAACATTCAGGTAATTATTTAAAGAATGAAGCTCATTCCAACAAAACTACCGATTTAACATTTCCAAgtataaaaacattaaaaattaatctctcTGGGGATAACTTTTATCCCCAACAAATTACTGTTATTAACATACTTCATTGCACTAGAGAAACCAAGGAGGAAGACTAGTCAATTTAATTGCTTTTGCACTTTAGAAAAAATTGCACTGATTTACAtaaattaccccaaaattacccaagCAAAGTTAACCTTGTTCATggcatcccagcactgcaggcttCAGAAGCTGAGAGTCAAATCAGGTGCCAGTACAATTCAAAACCCTCAAATTTGTAGATTATCAAAGTAAGTCCCACTACCACTACTGTCATTATGGtattaagggggaaaaagggagggaggagaaatcccaaatgcAGCAAACTGCAGTACTTGTATCCAGTTTAGAGGGAGGGGAGGGTTTGTATCACCATCAGGTTACTTGGGGAAAGCAAATGTTGTTGCCAAAGATGGCTTTTCCACAAGACACACTGAAAACTTGCAGTGAAGTGATTAAGATTGTTTGGGAGAAGAGTTTTACACTTTGGATTTTGATTTATTCAAAGCTTTGCTTGTGCATTAAGTAGTCCCAAACACTCTGAAGTTGTGCTGTATGTAAATAAcctaaataatttcttctgacTCTGTACAATTCCTACTATAAGTAAGTTACTGTTATTCAAAAAATAAGTGTTGAAACCATCACAAATGTATTGGTTTTCCAAGCTTTACTACAGctatctttaaaaatacacaacAGAAAGAACTCCAGTTACACTGCATGAACATGTTCAGTATTTGGTGTGTAAATGGCGTGCAAAGGAAAGTAACAGTGCCTTGTGctccttcccagggcaggggcaggaagcTGGCCAGGCATGCAGAGGCACTATTGCTTTCTAGAAGGCTGAAAATTCACTAACTCAGTCCCAcgtgggctgtggctgggggtgcagtggtacaggagcaggaacaaggGGTGATGGCCCAGTGCCCCTCAGTGACTCCATCCTCAGGgcccccaggcacagctctgggcaggctgtggggaagggaacagaaaaaAGCAACACAGAACCAGGGTGACTTCAGGAGAAGTTTTGCAGGAGAGCCTAAACCGAATTTTAAATACTAAAAAGGTGAACAACTGGCAGTTGTTTTTTATAAAGTAGAGTAACATAAGATATTTTATAATTCTTGGGTGCAACTGTATTTTTCAGCATGTGCATGGCTGAGTGGTTAGTTAGCAATTTGTCAtgcctgggctcctgcaggaagGATAACTGCCACGTGTGTTTACAAACGTTCATGAGCACTCAATAAATTTCACTACAGCTTTGGTGACACCAACATGGAGAGGATTAAAGCAACTGTAACAAGTGTACAATAAGACAAATCTCTGTCCTGGGGGAGGGAATGTATATTTGTGCAAAATCCCAGTGAGTAAGTTACAGTAGTTATTACTGTACTGTGTGGCACTGCTCACATCTTCAACGCACCGGTACCagctgcctccctgggcagggccctCCTCAGCACAGTCTGAAATCCACACTCTGGATTTCATCTTTGACTTGCTTGCTCCTCTGCCTTGGTGCAGTCTGGTGGTGACTGGTCACTGTCAATGTCCTCAGTGTCTGTCTTTGCCTGCACCAcctccttctgctcctctgctctttcCATCTCCAAAGGTCCTTGCTCTTGGCCAGGGGAGagatttgggggtctctggtCCAGCTTGTCCAGGTCATCAcagtggctgatggagctggtCTCACTGAACCCATCAGAGCTTCTCAGAGACCTTTTGAAAGCTTTCTGACCTGTGAAGTGTTTGAAGCATTCAGTACCCGTGGAGGCAGCAAATACAAACAGTGGTGTGCACAAGTTCAGTTTCCAAAGGAAGTATTGGAATTTTGTAACAGCAGAgaagttggttttgtttgcctgcTACTTTGGACCCTGAACACAGACCCAGACAGCTCTGCAAAGCAAGAGCCCCTGTTACTGTATCTGAGCTGAAGCCAAGCTGCCTGCTTACAAACTGAAATCATTCCAGGTTAAACAACTGAACTGGAAGTCATAGGCTGGAAGCCATCAGCCCACAAGGTGAGTTAAAACTGGGCTTCTGGCCAGGCAAATCAGCATTAATTACTGATACAACTATGCAGAGAGTGCCATAGTTTTAACACATCTTCACCTCAGAAGGCCTTGGGCCACAAAATGTTTGTTAACAACAGAAATGCAGATGCTGAAGTACATGACTACATGTTAtcatgcttttatttcaaataaaacttTTGGCTTGTTTACCTGTTCATTTTTAAAGCTCAATAACCTCATAATATTCCACaggaagatttcagacctcctgGGCAGTTGTCAGTTAATTGGACAACTTCCTGTAGTCCCAGGAAGAATATGTGGAGAGAGAACAGCTTGGGGCAGTGTTCTGTGCCATGGGTACATTAAGGTTTTTAAGGTGGTAGAAGATGAGCTCTAGTTCCAGATGTTACAAAAGATGGAAAGTGGGTCTTCCTGTGTCAGGGAAGTTTTAGAAATTAGACAGAGAAACTTACCAGGAAGTCTTTGTTTTGCAAGGCTGGAGGTGGGAGTTGGTGGTGGAGTGGTGCCTGTTCCTTGGGCCTTTGATACATACATGGATTCTGTGGATTCTAGAGAGCCTGTACAAGAGAGCAGGAGATTCTTACTGGGTGTTAGAGGAATAGTGCAAAGCATGTTCTTGTCCATGCTGAGGGTGGATGATGTCCCTCATGATcagccagcacaggagctgtgctgcaggctcagcacagaactgagcagccccagtgctgcaggtgccccAAGCCCTACCTGCTGTCAGGTTGAATGTCCTTCCCTTGGGTGAGGCTTGGAAGGGAGAGAACCAGTTGAGCACAGAGCCCACCACTGGGATCTGTCGCAGCAGCCCCTGCAAAGCACAACCCAAGATGGTGAGAGAGCCCCAGGGATGAGTTACCTCAGGGTAccacagggctgtgtggggccTCACCTCTTCCAGCAGTCGTTCTTCGTTTGCTTTCTGAAGCTGAAGCTGTGCTTCCTGTATCCCTTTTCTAACAACTTCAGTCATGTTTTCCAAGAGCTAATGAAACCCAGAAATAAGGATATGTATTACTTGGATTTGAAACTGTCTTTTTAGTTCAGGTTTTCAGGATGGAGACAGGGTAGCCagatatttttctaatttaagACAGTATGTGACAATCTCTATTTCATTATGACTATAAATTAAAGAATGTATATGCTGACTGCAGGACTTTTTAACACATAAACCCAGaggaaataatgtaattttaaacaggaatggtacttttttttttccacttagaAATGAGCCTATGACCCAAATTCTTTGAAAACCTGCTTAGCATATAAATGTTCCTCAGATGAATGTCTGGGAAGAATGTTTATGTTTATAGAATACATTTTGGTTCCTAGAAACACCCAGGACTTAAATCAGCCTCACAGTAACAAGCTATGTGTCAGCCTATAGGGTAATGTTGTTTTTCTGCTCTCATAAagagctgccactgccagcagcagcagggttttACACTGCAAAGGGCAGGCAGCTAACTGGGACAGCTGCAGGAACAAGGAATGAACAAAACTCCATCTTTGTTTGTGTGAGACAAATGCCAACTTCCATATATTGATATTGGCTTTAACACTGCACAAGGACAGGCACTTCCtccaaaatgccaaaaatttGTGTTCCTGTCAGCTAATAAAAGGACAGAGAGGaagctgctccttttccctcaGCCAGGAGCTGACCCCCATGGCAGCTCAGGACCCCTGGCagtccctggctgcagcagggagggcagtgggGTGGAATTCAGAGTACCAAGGAGAACCTCTGTGTTTCTGGCCCAGTCATCCCCAGCTTTGGTCCTGTCTGTCAGTGCCTTTGCTGCATGTCTCAGGCAGCTGGACTGACGTGGGCTTCTTGTAAAATCCTCCTCCTTGTACCAACCCTCCTCATCTGAGCAGGGCAAGGGGCATTCACAACATCCCAGCTTTGGATCAGATGGTGAAGATCCACAGATTTACTGCAGCTGGTCCCAAGGACTGCACCCTTCTGACTCTTCCAATACTCTGTTCTCCCTGGAACCTTCAGAATCTGAGGGGCCCATTCAGTTCCAACCTCTTCACTACAACAGTTAAAAACCTGAAGGTGCTCTACAGACAGAACTTTCCTCATGTGACCCTCCAAGCAGCACAGGGAGTCAAGAGTGGGCAGGAAGTCACTGCTAGAAAAAATTCATTGCCATAATCAACACATTCCCATGAGCAGAAATAGGCAAAGGATTTCTGAAGTTCTATTTATTTTTGAGGTGAGAAGATTAAATGCCCAACACTAGCAGAATGAAAGGACAGATGTAATGTAGGACACTTAGGAATTCTATTTTAGAGAACATCTGGAGAACTACATTCAGGTAAATGCTTTGACAAACAGAAGTTGCATCATCAGCTTTATTACTTCAATAGGTAACTTAAAATTTCTGGGTTTAAGACACCAATTTAAAGTTTTTGATATATTTTAGAGCATAGTCTCATCTTAAAGCTGGTATATAAAGAATCTCAATCCCACCACATCCAGCAGTGAAGAGAAACACCAGCTCACAATCAACTTACACCTTCACTTTTGTTTTTGACAGCTTCAAATCTGAATGATAAAATGAGGCTACTTGAGTACTACTGAATGAAGGTTTTCATTAGAACTACTGCACACAGGACCATGAACACAAATCCAGACATCCTCACAATATCATAATCCATAACTCTCTGTATGCAGACACACATTATTCCTTCCACAGTCATTAAAACTCTTGTGGGCAAGCACAACTTTTACTTTCACAATGAACAAAACCATGTCCTGAAGCCAATatgaaaggggaggaaaaaaggtgtTTCAAAATTTTTTGAGTTATTAATACATACTCTTGAATTTTCTTCAATTTCTCTGCCTGTTGCTGCAATAGTTTCCACCAGCTCTGACACATCCAGATCCTCTGTGACCATGCCAATGTAAACACAATTCTTCTGCCCTCCGAATTCCGgacctgggggcacagggaagaGTCAGGCTTTGTGCTGAACACATCTGCAATCCTGCAAGGGCTGCAACCCTCATGCTTGTAAATCTGGAAATGCCAGTACACACCCCCCTGCAGTACCTAAGGGCTGCATCTGTGTGGGTATAAATTATGCAGACCAAGAAAGTTCAGCCCTGGGGGTtttcaaagacagaaaacatCATCTGAGTAAGAAAAACAGTGGATATTTTATACAGTCAAGGAGTTGTGTTGTAAATACTAGTGCTGAATATGCTTTAAGCTCCTTAACTTTCAGCCATTTACAGATTACTTGGTTCCACAACCATAGGGCACTTAATTTTTGACAGCTGATTAGAAAAAGATCAGAGTTCTGAAGAAGCAAATTAATACTTTCAGCTGTCATGTGGCACTGTGTAAATGTGAAAGTGTTGCTAATTATCACAAAAGTCATCTAAAGCTTATAATTGAGCCACAGAGAGCAGTGAAGCCATCAGTGCCAGTCTGGAATGAGATCTGCCTTCACTAGATCAGCAGCACTTGAGGAGGCTCCATCTCCACCCAGGAATGCTGCAGCTTTTGTTCTTTCTGGCAAGGAACCCTTCTTGGTCTAGCTCCCCACACATCAGTTTTCACAAGGATTTCTGAGAACAGCTCACCTGGTGAGCACTCCTGAACTGAAACAGGGGGGAGGAGGGAACAGTCACAGGTGTTCGTTCTGCAATAATCACATGGGCAGCAGCTCATTCTGCATTATAACGACCTATCAAATCATTCTAGCACAGCTAGGAGAATGACTACGAGCttgaaaagaaattctttaaataGTGCAGTTACCCAAAGAAAAGGTGAGATCTGACTCCAGCTCATTTAACTTTTTCAGAAGTTCTGTATTGATTTTTTCTagttctttttcttgtttgtcaTCATTCTTCTCATCACTGTGATAGTTGTACCTTCAAACCAAGCCAAGAGATAGCAATTTCACTTTACAGTACATACAGAAGGACCTACACATTTAGCACATTTCTACAAACTCCTGTATTTTACAGACAAAACCCTCAGAACATTACAGCTCCTACCAGCAAGTTTAGTGGCATTTGTCATCAGGGACTGGGGGTGGGCTGAGCTTGCTGCTGCAAACTCAACACAATAGATTTCTGGTTGCTATATTGATTACACCTGAACTGTTTTGACTACACAGAACCCTTCCCAGAGGGCTGCATCAAATGATCAGAACAGACACCTGGAGGGTTTTTTAAGTCTA
Encoded here:
- the NTAN1 gene encoding protein N-terminal asparagine amidohydrolase isoform X1, with translation MPLLVNGARVDLARPTGDMIRAHPHLEEKAKLLRSQPAQIVEPKGLLYVQQREFAVTTPKDGSVSILGSDDATTCHIVVLRHTGSGATCLTHCDGSDTEAEVSLIMSSVKSFSSSTGCGRLEVHLVGGFNDDRQLSQKLTNQLLRAFDLQPEDVHLVTFCVTELNDREEQDIHFPIIYGIAVNVKTAEIFPATFPVKGPDEDLRSAHTLTGAPLTNIYDAKTEQLRIGPYFWGPFPHVDFWLEQDDAQILQNLSTSPLAEPPHFVSHIRSTLTFLKEHPFPSRSLFPDRKPRIYKKNEEGLWEQVCSDKI
- the NTAN1 gene encoding protein N-terminal asparagine amidohydrolase isoform X2 yields the protein MPLLVNGARVDLARPTGDMIRAHPHLEEKAKLLRSQPAQIVEPKGLLYVQQREFAVTTPKDGSVSILGSDDATTCHIVVLRHTGAFDLQPEDVHLVTFCVTELNDREEQDIHFPIIYGIAVNVKTAEIFPATFPVKGPDEDLRSAHTLTGAPLTNIYDAKTEQLRIGPYFWGPFPHVDFWLEQDDAQILQNLSTSPLAEPPHFVSHIRSTLTFLKEHPFPSRSLFPDRKPRIYKKNEEGLWEQVCSDKI